A stretch of Salarias fasciatus chromosome 23, fSalaFa1.1, whole genome shotgun sequence DNA encodes these proteins:
- the ddx49 gene encoding putative ATP-dependent RNA helicase DDX49: MGDFSSLGLSDWLINQCKQLGINKPTPVQENCMPPILEGRDCMGCAKTGSGKTAAFVLPVLQKLSEEPYGIFCLVLTPTRELAYQIAEQFRVLGKPLGLRDCIIVGGMDMVTQAMELSNQPHVVVATPGRLADHIRSSNTFSMSRIQFLILDEADRLLEQGCTDFTKDLEVILGILPAKRQTLLFSATLTDTLQELKSIAMNKPFFWESKSETRTVEELDQRYILTPETVKDAYLVHLIQKFTDEHDDWSIIIFTNTCKNCQVLTMMLREFNFPTISLHSMMKQKQRFANLAKFKASVYKILIATDVAARGLDIPTVQVVINQNTPGLPKIYIHRVGRTARAGRNGVSITLVTQYDIHLVHAIEEQTQTKLKEYPVQEKEVLKILTQVNVTRRECEIKLESTDFDEKKEINKRKQLILEGKDPELEAKRKAELEKIRNQKKKFKQRIQEDIERQKFGQKKKNFMKHQQMKKKKKAVQEKA, encoded by the exons ATGGGGGATTTTTCGTCCCTGGGTTTGTCGGACTGGCTGATAAATCAGTGTAAACAGCTGGGAATCAACAAGCCGACTCCTGTCCAGGAAAACTGCATGCCACCCATCCTCGAAG GTCGGGATTGTATGGGCTGTGCAAAGACTGGAAGTGGGAAGACGGCAGCATTTGTGTTACCAGTGCTGCAAAAACTGTCAGAGGAGCCATATGGTATCTTCTGCCTGGTGCTCACTCCTACCAG GGAGCTGGCCTATCAGATTGCGGAGCAGTTTCGAGTCCTGGGAAAGCCTCTGGGTCTGAGAGACTGTATTATCGTTGGTGGAATGG ATATGGTGACTCAGGCCATGGAGCTTTCCAACCAACCGCATGTGGTCGTAGCCACGCCGGGCCGCCTCGCCGATCACATCCGCAGCTCCAACACTTTCAGCATGAGCAGGATCCAGTTCCTG ATTTTAGACGAGGCTGACCGGCTGTTGGAGCAGGGCTGCACTGACTTCACTAAAGACCTGGAGGTGATTCTGGGGATCTTGCCGGCCAAACGGCAGACGTTGCTGTTCAGCGCCACACTGACGGACACCCTGCAGGAGCTCAAGAGCATCGCCATGAACAAACCGTTTTTCTGGGAGAGCAAATCAGA AACTCGGactgtggaggagctggaccagagATACATCCTCACTCCAGAGACAGTGAAGGACGCCTACCTGGTCCACCTGATCCAGAAGTTCACAGACGAACATGACGACTGGTCCATTATCATCTTTACCAACACGTGCAA gaatTGTCAGGTGCTCACCATGATGCTGCGAGAATTTAACTTTCCAACCATCAGCCTTCATTCCATGATGAAACAG AAACAACGGTTTGCAAACCTCGCCAAGTTCAAGGCCAGTGTCTACAAAATCCTGATAGCCACGGATGTAGCTGCGAG GGGTTTGGACATTCCCACTGTTCAGGTTGTCATAAATCAAAACACTCCTGGCCTGCCCAAGATCTACATCCACAGAGTCGGGCGAACGGCAAGAGCAG GGAGAAACGGAGTATCGATCACTCTGGTGACGCAGTACGACatccacctggttcatgctATTGAAGAGCAGACTC AGACCAAGCTGAAAGAATATCCCGTCCAGGAGAAAGAAGTCCTGAAGATCCTCACCCAGGTCAACGTGACCCGGCGGGAGTGTGAAATC AAACTGGAGTCCACAGACTTTGATGAGAAAAAAGAGATCAACAAGCGGAAACAGCTGATCCTGGAGGGGAAG GACCCGGAGCTGGAGGCCAAGAGGAAGGCAGAGCTGGAAAAGATcaggaaccagaagaagaaaTTCAAGCAGAGGATCCAGGAGGACATTGAGAGGCAGAAATTTgggcaaaagaagaaaaacttcatGAAGCATCAGcagatgaaaaagaagaaaaaggcagTGCAGGAAAAAGCTTGA
- the LOC115381472 gene encoding regulator of nonsense transcripts 1 isoform X2 — MSVEAYGPSSQTLTFLDTDEAELLGADTQGSEYDFTDFTLPSQTQTQGQTQSQPDAQVNGPDDDLHNGGVDDSVVKTSQLLAELNFEEDEEDAHYTKDLPLHACSYCGIHDPACVVYCNTSKKWFCNGRGNTSGSHIVNHLVRAKCKEVTLHKDGPLGETVLECYNCGCRNVFLLGFIPAKADSVVVLLCRQPCASQSSLKDINWDSSQWQPLIQDRCFLSWLVKIPSEQEQLRARQITAQQINKLEELWKDNPTATLGDLEKPGVDEEPQHVLLRYEDAYQYQNIFGPLVKLEADYDKKLKESQTQDNITVRWDLGLNKKRIAFFTLPKTDSDMRLMQGDEICLRYKGDLAPLWKGIGHVIKVPDNYGDEIAIELRSSVGAPVEIPHNFQVDFVWKSTSFDRMQSALKTFAVDETSVSGYIYHKLLGHEVEDVTIKCQLPKRFTAQGLPDLNHSQVYAVKTVLQRPLSLIQGPPGTGKTVTSATIVYHLSRQGNGPVLVCAPSNIAVDQLTEKIDKTGLKVVRLCAKSREAIESPVSFLALHNQISNMDSMPELQKLQQLKDETGELSSADEKRYRALKRTAERELLMNADVICCTCVGAGDPRLAKMQFRSILIDESTQATEPECMVPVVLGAKQLILVGDHCQLGPVVMCKKAAKAGLSQSLFERLVVLGIRPIRLQVQYRMHPALSAFPSNIFYEGSLQNGVTAADRIKKGFDFQWPQPDKPMFFYVTQGQEEIASSGTSYLNRTEAANVEKITTRLLKAGAKPDQIGIITPYEGQRSYLVQYMQFSGSLHTKLYQQVEIASVDAFQGREKDFIILSCVRANEHQGIGFLNDPRRLNVALTRAKYGVIIVGNPKALSKQPLWNNLLNNYKEQKVLVEGPLNNLRESLMQFSKPRKLVNTINPGGRFMSTAMYDAREALIPGSAYDRNNAAGRPSNMYFQTHDQIGMIGAGPGHMAAMNIPIPLNLVMPPMPPPSYLGPANGPTAGRGAMKGKPGRGGRQRVRGFGQGPGQGIGPNSQTSQDGASQSFSQGPLTQGYISMSQPSQMSQPGLSQPELSQDSYLGDEFKSQIDVALSQDSTYQGERAYQHGGVTGLSQY, encoded by the exons CTACTGTGGTATCCATGATCCAGCATGTGTGGTGTACTGCAATACCAGCAAGAAGTGGTTCTGTAATGGACGTGGCAACACATCTGGCAG CCATATTGTGAACCACTTGGTGAGGGCCAAGTGCAAAGAGGTGACTCTGCATAAAGATGGACCGCTTGGCGAAACTGTGCTGGAGTGCTACAACTGTGGCTGCCGCAACGTCTTCCTCCTGGGCTTCATCCCAGCAAAGGCTGACTCTGTGGTGGTGCTACTCTGCAG GCAGCCCTGTGCCAGCCAGAGCAGCTTGAAAGACATCAACTGGGACAGCTCGCAGTGGCAGCCACTCATCCAAGACCGCTGCTTCCTTTCGTGGCTCGTCAAGATCCCGTCAGAGCAGGAGCAACTTCGAGCTCGTCAGATCACCGCCCAGCAGATCAACAAGCTAGAGGAACTCTGGAAg GACAATCCTACTGCCACATTGGGGGACCTGGAGAAACCTGGAGTGGATGAGGAGCCTCAGCATGTTCTTCTGCGATATGAGGATGCTTACCAGTACCAAAACATATTTGGCCCTTTGGTCAAACTCGAAGCCGACTATGACAAGAAGCTTAAAGAGTCACAG aCTCAAGACAACATAACAGTTAGGTGGGACCTGGGGCTGAATAAAAAGCGGATTGCCTTTTTCACACTTCCCAAGACGGATTCAG ACATGAGGCTGATGCAAGGTGATGAGATCTGCCTGCGGTACAAGGGAGACTTGGCCCCGCTGTGGAAGGGCATTGGCCACGTCATTAAAGTTCCTGACA ACTACGGAGATGAGATCGCCATTGAGCTGCGCAGTAGCGTTGGTGCACCAGTGGAAATTCCCCACAACTTCCAGGTGGACTTTGTTTGGAAGTCTACATCTTTTGACAG AATGCAGAGTGCCCTCAAGACATTTGCTGTGGACGAAACCTCTGTGTCCGGTTACATTTACCACAAACTGCTGGGCCACGAGGTTGAGGATGTCACCATTAAGTGCCAGTTACCAAAGCGCTTCACCGCCCAGGGTCTGCCTGACCTTAATCACTCGCAG GTGTATGCTGTGAAAACAGTGCTGCAGAGGCCTCTCAGTTTGATCCAGGGTCCTCCAGGCACTGGAAAGACCGTCACCTCTGCCACGATTGTTTACCACCTGTCTCGACAAGGCAAtgg GCCAGTTTTAGTGTGCGCTCCCAGTAACATTGCAGTGGACCAGCTGACTGAGAAGATTGACAAGACAGGACTCAAGGTTGTCCGGTTGTGTGCCAAGAGCCGAGAGGCCATCGAGTCACCGGTGTCATTCCTGGCTCTGCACAACCAGATCAGCAACATGGACAG TATGCCGGAGCTTCagaaactgcagcagctgaaggatgAGACCGGGGAGCTGTCGTCTGCTGACGAGAAACGCTACAGGGCTTTGAAGCGCACTGCTGAGAGGGAGCTTCTGATG AATGCTGATGTGATCTGCTGCACCTGTGTCGGGGCCGGAGATCCACGTCTGGCCAAGATGCAGTTCCGTTCCATTCTGATAGATGAGAGCACACAGGCCACCGAGCCGGAGTGCATGGTGCCTGTGGTTTTGGGAGCTAAACAG CTCATTCTGGTGGGTGACCACTGCCAGTTAGGCCCGGTGGTCATGTGTAAGAAGGCAGCAAAGGCAGGTCTGTCTCAGTCCCTGTTCGAACGACTTGTGGTTTTGGGGATCCGGCCAATTCGCCTCCAGGTCCAGTACCGCATGCACCCCGCTCTCAGTGCCTTCCCCTCCAACATCTTCTATGAGGGCTCCCTGCAGAACGGCGTCACCGCAG CTGACCGGATCAAAAAAGGGTTTGACTTTCAGTGGCCGCAACCAGACAAGCCGATGTTCTTCTATGTGACTCAGGGTCAGGAAGAAATTGCCAGCTCTGGAACTTCGTATCTGAATAG GACCGAGGCTGCTAATGTGGAGAAGATCACAACGAGGCTGCTGAAGGCGGGAGCCAAACCAGACCAGATTGGCATCATCACCCCGTATGAGGGTCAGCGTTCCTACTTGGTCCAGTACATGCAGTTCAGCGGTTCCCTGCACACCAAACTTTACCAG CAAGTAGAGATTGCCAGCGTGGATGCCTTCCAGGGCCGAGAGAAGGACTTCATTATCCTGTCCTGTGTTCGCGCCAATGAGCACCAAGGGATTGGCTTCCTCAATGACCCCCGTCGCCTCAATGTGGCGCTGACCAGGGCCAA GTACGGCGTGATAATAGTGGGGAATCCCAAGGCCCTGTCAAAGCAGCCTCTGTGGAACAACCTGCTGAATAACTACAAGGAGCAGAAGGTCCTGGTCGAGGGACCCCTGAACAACCTGAGAGAGAGCCTCATGCAATTCAGCAAGCCACGCAAACTGGTCAACACCATCAACCCC GGAGGGCGTTTTATGAGCACTGCGATGTACGATGCCCGCGAGGCCCTCATCCCTGGGTCTGCCTACGACCGCAACAACGCCG ccGGACGCCCGTCCAACATGTACTTTCAAACGCACGACCAGATCGGGATGATCGGGGCTGGACCCGGTCACATGGCTGCCATGAACATCCCTATTCCTTTAAATCTGGTGATGCCACCAATGCCTCCACCCAGCTACCTGGGACCGGCCAACGGCCCCACCGCAG GACGTGGGGCCATGAAGGGTAAACCTGGACGAGGCGGACGGCAGAGGGTCCGCGGCTTCGGCCAGGGCCCCGGTCAAGGCATTGGGCCAAACAGCCAGACCAGCCAGGACGGGGCCTCCCAGTCCTTCTCTCAGGGGCCGCTGACACAGGGCTATATCTCCATGAGTCAACCATCGCAAATGAGCCAGCCAGGCCTCTCCCAGCCGGAGCTGTCTCAG GACAGCTACCTGGGCGATGAGTTCAAGTCCCAGATTGACGTGGCTCTGTCCCAGGACTCGACTTACCAGGGCGAACGTGCATACCAGCACGGCGGCGTGACTGGGCTGTCACAGTACTAA
- the LOC115381472 gene encoding regulator of nonsense transcripts 1 isoform X1, translated as MSVEAYGPSSQTLTFLDTDEAELLGADTQGSEYDFTDFTLPSQTQTQGQTQSQPDAQVNGPDDDLHNGGVDDSVVKTSQLLAELNFEEDEEDAHYTKDLPLHACSYCGIHDPACVVYCNTSKKWFCNGRGNTSGSHIVNHLVRAKCKEVTLHKDGPLGETVLECYNCGCRNVFLLGFIPAKADSVVVLLCRQPCASQSSLKDINWDSSQWQPLIQDRCFLSWLVKIPSEQEQLRARQITAQQINKLEELWKDNPTATLGDLEKPGVDEEPQHVLLRYEDAYQYQNIFGPLVKLEADYDKKLKESQTQDNITVRWDLGLNKKRIAFFTLPKTDSGDMRLMQGDEICLRYKGDLAPLWKGIGHVIKVPDNYGDEIAIELRSSVGAPVEIPHNFQVDFVWKSTSFDRMQSALKTFAVDETSVSGYIYHKLLGHEVEDVTIKCQLPKRFTAQGLPDLNHSQVYAVKTVLQRPLSLIQGPPGTGKTVTSATIVYHLSRQGNGPVLVCAPSNIAVDQLTEKIDKTGLKVVRLCAKSREAIESPVSFLALHNQISNMDSMPELQKLQQLKDETGELSSADEKRYRALKRTAERELLMNADVICCTCVGAGDPRLAKMQFRSILIDESTQATEPECMVPVVLGAKQLILVGDHCQLGPVVMCKKAAKAGLSQSLFERLVVLGIRPIRLQVQYRMHPALSAFPSNIFYEGSLQNGVTAADRIKKGFDFQWPQPDKPMFFYVTQGQEEIASSGTSYLNRTEAANVEKITTRLLKAGAKPDQIGIITPYEGQRSYLVQYMQFSGSLHTKLYQQVEIASVDAFQGREKDFIILSCVRANEHQGIGFLNDPRRLNVALTRAKYGVIIVGNPKALSKQPLWNNLLNNYKEQKVLVEGPLNNLRESLMQFSKPRKLVNTINPGGRFMSTAMYDAREALIPGSAYDRNNAAGRPSNMYFQTHDQIGMIGAGPGHMAAMNIPIPLNLVMPPMPPPSYLGPANGPTAGRGAMKGKPGRGGRQRVRGFGQGPGQGIGPNSQTSQDGASQSFSQGPLTQGYISMSQPSQMSQPGLSQPELSQDSYLGDEFKSQIDVALSQDSTYQGERAYQHGGVTGLSQY; from the exons CTACTGTGGTATCCATGATCCAGCATGTGTGGTGTACTGCAATACCAGCAAGAAGTGGTTCTGTAATGGACGTGGCAACACATCTGGCAG CCATATTGTGAACCACTTGGTGAGGGCCAAGTGCAAAGAGGTGACTCTGCATAAAGATGGACCGCTTGGCGAAACTGTGCTGGAGTGCTACAACTGTGGCTGCCGCAACGTCTTCCTCCTGGGCTTCATCCCAGCAAAGGCTGACTCTGTGGTGGTGCTACTCTGCAG GCAGCCCTGTGCCAGCCAGAGCAGCTTGAAAGACATCAACTGGGACAGCTCGCAGTGGCAGCCACTCATCCAAGACCGCTGCTTCCTTTCGTGGCTCGTCAAGATCCCGTCAGAGCAGGAGCAACTTCGAGCTCGTCAGATCACCGCCCAGCAGATCAACAAGCTAGAGGAACTCTGGAAg GACAATCCTACTGCCACATTGGGGGACCTGGAGAAACCTGGAGTGGATGAGGAGCCTCAGCATGTTCTTCTGCGATATGAGGATGCTTACCAGTACCAAAACATATTTGGCCCTTTGGTCAAACTCGAAGCCGACTATGACAAGAAGCTTAAAGAGTCACAG aCTCAAGACAACATAACAGTTAGGTGGGACCTGGGGCTGAATAAAAAGCGGATTGCCTTTTTCACACTTCCCAAGACGGATTCAGGTG ACATGAGGCTGATGCAAGGTGATGAGATCTGCCTGCGGTACAAGGGAGACTTGGCCCCGCTGTGGAAGGGCATTGGCCACGTCATTAAAGTTCCTGACA ACTACGGAGATGAGATCGCCATTGAGCTGCGCAGTAGCGTTGGTGCACCAGTGGAAATTCCCCACAACTTCCAGGTGGACTTTGTTTGGAAGTCTACATCTTTTGACAG AATGCAGAGTGCCCTCAAGACATTTGCTGTGGACGAAACCTCTGTGTCCGGTTACATTTACCACAAACTGCTGGGCCACGAGGTTGAGGATGTCACCATTAAGTGCCAGTTACCAAAGCGCTTCACCGCCCAGGGTCTGCCTGACCTTAATCACTCGCAG GTGTATGCTGTGAAAACAGTGCTGCAGAGGCCTCTCAGTTTGATCCAGGGTCCTCCAGGCACTGGAAAGACCGTCACCTCTGCCACGATTGTTTACCACCTGTCTCGACAAGGCAAtgg GCCAGTTTTAGTGTGCGCTCCCAGTAACATTGCAGTGGACCAGCTGACTGAGAAGATTGACAAGACAGGACTCAAGGTTGTCCGGTTGTGTGCCAAGAGCCGAGAGGCCATCGAGTCACCGGTGTCATTCCTGGCTCTGCACAACCAGATCAGCAACATGGACAG TATGCCGGAGCTTCagaaactgcagcagctgaaggatgAGACCGGGGAGCTGTCGTCTGCTGACGAGAAACGCTACAGGGCTTTGAAGCGCACTGCTGAGAGGGAGCTTCTGATG AATGCTGATGTGATCTGCTGCACCTGTGTCGGGGCCGGAGATCCACGTCTGGCCAAGATGCAGTTCCGTTCCATTCTGATAGATGAGAGCACACAGGCCACCGAGCCGGAGTGCATGGTGCCTGTGGTTTTGGGAGCTAAACAG CTCATTCTGGTGGGTGACCACTGCCAGTTAGGCCCGGTGGTCATGTGTAAGAAGGCAGCAAAGGCAGGTCTGTCTCAGTCCCTGTTCGAACGACTTGTGGTTTTGGGGATCCGGCCAATTCGCCTCCAGGTCCAGTACCGCATGCACCCCGCTCTCAGTGCCTTCCCCTCCAACATCTTCTATGAGGGCTCCCTGCAGAACGGCGTCACCGCAG CTGACCGGATCAAAAAAGGGTTTGACTTTCAGTGGCCGCAACCAGACAAGCCGATGTTCTTCTATGTGACTCAGGGTCAGGAAGAAATTGCCAGCTCTGGAACTTCGTATCTGAATAG GACCGAGGCTGCTAATGTGGAGAAGATCACAACGAGGCTGCTGAAGGCGGGAGCCAAACCAGACCAGATTGGCATCATCACCCCGTATGAGGGTCAGCGTTCCTACTTGGTCCAGTACATGCAGTTCAGCGGTTCCCTGCACACCAAACTTTACCAG CAAGTAGAGATTGCCAGCGTGGATGCCTTCCAGGGCCGAGAGAAGGACTTCATTATCCTGTCCTGTGTTCGCGCCAATGAGCACCAAGGGATTGGCTTCCTCAATGACCCCCGTCGCCTCAATGTGGCGCTGACCAGGGCCAA GTACGGCGTGATAATAGTGGGGAATCCCAAGGCCCTGTCAAAGCAGCCTCTGTGGAACAACCTGCTGAATAACTACAAGGAGCAGAAGGTCCTGGTCGAGGGACCCCTGAACAACCTGAGAGAGAGCCTCATGCAATTCAGCAAGCCACGCAAACTGGTCAACACCATCAACCCC GGAGGGCGTTTTATGAGCACTGCGATGTACGATGCCCGCGAGGCCCTCATCCCTGGGTCTGCCTACGACCGCAACAACGCCG ccGGACGCCCGTCCAACATGTACTTTCAAACGCACGACCAGATCGGGATGATCGGGGCTGGACCCGGTCACATGGCTGCCATGAACATCCCTATTCCTTTAAATCTGGTGATGCCACCAATGCCTCCACCCAGCTACCTGGGACCGGCCAACGGCCCCACCGCAG GACGTGGGGCCATGAAGGGTAAACCTGGACGAGGCGGACGGCAGAGGGTCCGCGGCTTCGGCCAGGGCCCCGGTCAAGGCATTGGGCCAAACAGCCAGACCAGCCAGGACGGGGCCTCCCAGTCCTTCTCTCAGGGGCCGCTGACACAGGGCTATATCTCCATGAGTCAACCATCGCAAATGAGCCAGCCAGGCCTCTCCCAGCCGGAGCTGTCTCAG GACAGCTACCTGGGCGATGAGTTCAAGTCCCAGATTGACGTGGCTCTGTCCCAGGACTCGACTTACCAGGGCGAACGTGCATACCAGCACGGCGGCGTGACTGGGCTGTCACAGTACTAA